The Methanopyrus kandleri AV19 DNA segment ATCGTGGGCCCGGTGCCGATCTGCGGACGGGCGGTGACTGTGCTCGTGGAAGGGACGGACTGGGGGACCGTGGTGGAAGCCATCGACGAGGCCGAGGAAGGTGACGTGCTCGTGATCCAAGCCAGAGACAGGGCGCGGGCGTACTGGGGAGGTCTCTCCTCTCTATCGGCCAAGCGGAAGGGATTGGCCGGAACTGTCGTGGACGGATTAGTTAGGGACGTAGATGACGTACGCGAGATCGGCTACACCGTTTTCGCCCGCGGCGTTACCCCTAGAGCGGGAACCCACCGTCGATCCGGAAAGATTAACGTCGACCTGTACGTCTCGGGCGTGCTCGTGCGTCCCGGTGACATTATAGTGGGGGACGAGAGCGGCGTCGTGGTCGTTCCCGAGGAGGAGTGGGAAGACGCGCTCAAGCGAGCCCGTGAGATACTCGAATTGGAAGATGACATCAGGACCGACATCGCGGCCAACCGTGCATGGTGGGAGATCGTGCCGGATAAGTTGGGGGGATGGTGAAGAGATGATGAACCTCTGGAAAGACCTGGAACCGGGCCCGAATCCACCCGACGTAGTGTACGCGGTGATAGAAATCCCACGTGGCTCGAGGAACAAGTACGAGTACGACGAAGAGCGTGGGTTCTTCAAGCTGGACCGAGTACTCTACTCGCCGTTCCACTATCCACTGGACTACGGGTTTATCCCCCGAACGCTGTACGACGACGGTGACCCCCTCGACATCCTGGTGATCATGCAGGACCCCACGTTCCCCGGCTGCGTGATCGAGGCACGACCGATCGGTCTGATGAAGATGTTGGACGACAGCGACCAGGACGACAAGGTTCTGGCGGTGCCCACTGAGGACCCCCGGTTCAAGGACGTTAAGGACCTGGATGACGTTCCCAAGCACCTGCTCGACGAGATCGCCCACATGTTCTCCGAGTACAAGCGACTGGAAGGCAAGGAGACCGAAGTCCTAGGGTGGGAAGGTGCGGACGCCGCTAAGGAAGCCATAGTTCACGCGATAGAGCTGTACGAGGAGGAGCACGGGTGAATCCCGTTGTACGAGCTCGTGGAACTCGAAACCACGGTTAGAATTCCCCCCACCCAATTTACCTCCGACGTCGAGGATGCCGTGCTCAAAGCCTTAGAGAACGACGTCGAGGGGAAGCTCTTCCGGGAAGATGACACCGGCGAGCCCATCGGATTCGTGGTCTTCGTGGACGAAATCCTCGACGTGGAGAATGAGGGTATTTTCCCCGGCGATGGCGCCTCCTACCACCGCGTAAGGTTCAGGGCCTTGGTCTTCCGCCCGGTGGAGCGCGAGGTGGTAGTGGGCGAAGTAACTAGGGTGAAGGAGTACGGAGCCTTCGTGCGTCTGGGACCGCTAGACGGTCTCCTGCACGTCTCCCAGATCCTCGATGAGTACATGTACTACGACGGGGCCCGAGAGGCGCTAGTCGGTGAG contains these protein-coding regions:
- a CDS encoding DNA-directed RNA polymerase, with the translated sequence MYELVELETTVRIPPTQFTSDVEDAVLKALENDVEGKLFREDDTGEPIGFVVFVDEILDVENEGIFPGDGASYHRVRFRALVFRPVEREVVVGEVTRVKEYGAFVRLGPLDGLLHVSQILDEYMYYDGAREALVGEETGRELKRGDVIKVMIIGVSLNEERPRDSKIALTVKRPGLGKPEWWE
- a CDS encoding inorganic diphosphatase, giving the protein MNLWKDLEPGPNPPDVVYAVIEIPRGSRNKYEYDEERGFFKLDRVLYSPFHYPLDYGFIPRTLYDDGDPLDILVIMQDPTFPGCVIEARPIGLMKMLDDSDQDDKVLAVPTEDPRFKDVKDLDDVPKHLLDEIAHMFSEYKRLEGKETEVLGWEGADAAKEAIVHAIELYEEEHG
- a CDS encoding RraA family protein, whose translation is MEVPPSPVLSDALGKRYVLRGIRHIVGPVPICGRAVTVLVEGTDWGTVVEAIDEAEEGDVLVIQARDRARAYWGGLSSLSAKRKGLAGTVVDGLVRDVDDVREIGYTVFARGVTPRAGTHRRSGKINVDLYVSGVLVRPGDIIVGDESGVVVVPEEEWEDALKRAREILELEDDIRTDIAANRAWWEIVPDKLGGW